From the Cryptococcus neoformans var. neoformans JEC21 chromosome 6 sequence genome, the window TTTAGAATCTGCTCTTTCGAAATGGCCGGCTCAGGAAGGCCGTTTTCCCATTGTCTCTGGTCTCGCCGTCAAATGGGACCACACGAGGCCTCCTGGACAGCGAATTTTATCTATACACCAGATTGCGCAACCGAAGaaagacgacgatgacTGGGAAGACCCTGCGGACATGGTAGATTTCAAGgaacaagaagatgggaCAACAGTGGTGGTTAAACAGAAAAAGTTGCAGTTGGGCGAGGAAGTGAAGAATGAGGAAGGCGGAAGGATGTACAAGGTCGTGAGTGTAGCTTCTTTTTGATGAGGCCTGAATCATCACTGATACATGTCGCAGATCACTAGAGATTACATGGCTCAAGGATATGACGGATTCGAAGCATTGAAGAATAGAAATTTTATTGTAGACGATGAGAATGGACAGATTATGTCCAGTATATTGAGAAGCTTCCTTCTCGGTAAGTCTAAAGTTATCAGCCGTGACCGTAGTCTGACATTACAAAAAGGATCCTCTTATATCTTCCGTCACAagcagcttgaagaagctgccCACTCCCACCTTTCTCGTCGAACCTCGCAAGTGCTACTTCGTGCCCGTGCTGAACACACATCTCAGTctcaatcatctccttcggcatcactctcttcttcaccgaAGAGGAATCTTCTGGTTACTCAATTCAAATCATCTCAGGACCGCATGACTTCGCCCAACCACCTCACATCTGCTTCTTTGCCCTCTAATGCCTTGTCGCCAAACTCCGAGATATCTGAATCTTCCGCTTGGGGTAGACTAAGAAGGCACGTCGTACAACATGACTGGGGAACAATTAGGAACGCTTTGCATGTTGCAAAGCATGAACATATGAGCGGATTAGACGTGCTGGTGAGTAGATTCCTCCCGCATGCGGTAAGGCAGTCGCCGATACTTCATAGGCCGGTCAAGCTATGCGTCAAGCCCGAAATCACATGCCTGGAGCTTGGTCACCAGTTCAAACCCCTCCAACACAGGAAATGCCTGAATACGATGGCATCGTACTTCCTaaagacgaggatggtgaGACTAATCTAGCGGATCTGGCCATCGTAAGCCCTTTAgtggatggaaggatgagagataTTTCGGCCGATAAGCGGTAGCTAGTCAATTTGGACGGAAGGGAAAGGTAAATCTATCTGTACTTTACAAGTTCGAAATACATATACatattatatatataatatatatatatatatatcattGCAGGTTGTACATATGATATCCGTATATCTATCAGCTCATCCTTTGTTGccactcttctccccttGTTTCTCTTTATTCATTTTGTTCATCAAGAGCTGGTAATCTCGGTTTGCCTTTTGCTTCTCATTCATGTCCTTGCCCTTACTAGACTTAAAGTCACCCTCATCACCCTCCTGCGCAGGCAATCCTTGCTGGGCTCGCCATTTggccttctttgccttcttttccgCCTCTTTAGACGCAGCATCTTGAGCAGCCAAGAAGGTTTTGAGAGATGGGAtagcagaagaagcgagagGTTGTAGGCGGGTGCCTGCAGCAGTGCCCTCGtctgaagatggagatggagaacgGGAAGGAGATAGAGGGGGATAAGAATAGTTGAGGATGGGAGAGAGTGAACGCGTGCGAGACCGCTCTCGAACAGGGGCAGGTGGCGATCTGGAGATAGATCGACTCtttggggaaggagaaggtggatGTCGGTGGCGAGGGGGAGATCGAGATCGAGAAGCATACCTTCGCCTGGGGGAAGATGACCTATCGTAGGCTGTTCTGCGACGCTTGTAATCCTCTTTGTAGACGGGACTACGAGAACGAGAGTAAGGAGAACGCCGACGTTGGCGGtatggggaaggagagcgCCGCCGATATGGTGAAACGGAGCGTCTACGGTCGTACCGGTCGTATGAAGGTGACCGGGTATACCGTCGACCGGAATATTcccttgatcttgatcttgaccTTGAAAGATACCTGTACTCCCTCGATCTTGACCTCGTCCTTTTTCCAGGCGAATGTCTCCTACCAGGGGATCTCGGTCCTAATCCCTTTCCATAACCATGGTTTCTTGACAAAGACCGGTCCCGAGAATACGGTCCATCTCTAGAGAATGATCGACTGCGACTCCTTCCTCTCGAAACCATCCCTTCCCTGTGGCTTTCTTTGGTGTCAACGCTCATtgcctcatcttcatcgtctgAATCGGACTCGGGCCCAGCAGCTGCTCTAAGATCATATTCGCCAACATCACCAAAAatgtcttcatcctcatctgattcgggaggtggaggaggagctgaCTTCGTCACTGGTTGAGTTTCTTCGACAGGTTTTGTTGTTCCTGTATCCTTGGGCATGTCAATGTCCTGAGACGCAGCGGGAGCAGGGGCATCAATGTTTTCGActttggccttcttcttctttttcttcttctttttctcgtcTACAGCAGCTTTTGCTTCAGCCTTCTTTTGGGCAATGGATTTGAACTAAGTAACCGTCAGACTAGTAACGCTAATGAGCCACTCATCAGACTTACCCCTCTTCCAAGAGTCTCCTGCTTggccttctcttcctcaacaacgTCTTCTTTCGCGCCAGCGttctttttgcctttcAATCCTCTCCCAAGCTCCTCGAGTTCCTCGTCCAtatcctctgcttcttctctcgccAACTCCGCTTTCCTGGCTGCGAGTAAAGCATAGTCCAAGCCCTTTACCAGTACTGAGTGCTCAGCATCGCCGCCAAGATAGGCCCGTTGCTTTTCAATcgcttccagctcttcgGCGGTGGCATTAGCTTTACGAGCTTCAAAGTCCTCAAGCAGCTTTTCCACCTATCAATCTTAGTTAGCAACTCATCTGACTAACCATATTTATAGACACATACCGATTTGAACTCATCGTCGGCACCTTTTCTACGTAGGTCTGCTCTGTCTTTGTATTTGCTGTCCTTTTTCATCTGCTGCCGAGGAGCGAAAGCAGGCCggctttccttttctttaggtggctcttctttcttctcataCCTGGAGGCCTTGTTAGCAGATGCAGCTTTTGGTATATGCAGAGAGATTACTGACCCTTCTTTGGCCTTCAAACCCCATCCACGTTTGGGGGGAGGTGCACCAAGGACCCCTCGAGATGAACTTGATCCGTCTGCACGCGGGGCCGAAAGGAGAGACCTGAAAGCGTTCTGCGACTATTAGAACACAGCCTATTAGACAGCAAAGGAACTGAATGCTTACTTGATCCATGCTGTCTTATTTGTCACACTTTCGAAAATATATAAAGCGAGATGAGAGCGACAAATGAGTTAAAGTCTTCTGGCATCAAAGGGAGAGCGTCGTCCGTCGTGGTGATTtccgcctccaccttccGTTGGGTCTCGTGGCTCATGGTGATGTCAAAATGATCTTCCTTAGCTTTCTCAAAATACATGGCTCAATTTGCCGCGGATATGATAAACCTTCATCTTGTGTTGCCCTGCATACCATCATACGGATGTTCTACTTTACAgtataaaaaaaaaaagatgacGGAATATGGTGGCGAacaaaaaggcaaaaaaaggaagccTCCGGCGGGGCTCGAACCCGCAACCGCACGATTGAGATGATGGCCCGTAACCGGTTCAAGCAGACTCTAAGAGTCGTGCGCGCTACCGATTGCGCCACGGGGGCTTTCAGTTGTTTTCAACGAATTTTGCAAACATTCGATACTACGCATAAATCCCTCTTCAGACATTTCCACAGCTGAGTTCCTTAGTGCTTTGGCATCTTTTCAGCATACTATCACTCGACACTGTGCGGTGTTAGGTCTGTCAACTTTACAGCGTCGGACTTACATGAACCCTCGGTTGTCTGATATCACTAGATAGAGTTTATCAATCGCGTAAGATTCGCAAGGAAACATGCGTATACAGACGCTGCTGTACAGACGTCTCGCATCGCATGACAGGAGAATAGTACAGGTCACAGGGGGGAAGATAGTGTACAAATATTGCCACCGATGGGTCCGTCAAGTTTGTTCTGGTAGTGTGGACATTAATTCCGTGCTGGCGCTGTTAAAAAATGACTCACTGGTAATCGCAACGTCATATCCAGGAAGCTCATTATtatcatctctcttcttggctctctcttcttttcgcaCTGCTTTCTGTCTTCCATTGCCAGGGCCGATTCTGGCTTGGTACTCTTTCATTCTCCGCTTGGCCATAATTTCcccttccatttcctctAACTGTCTCCTCAGCCTCTCGCTGGGCAGTAAGTTAGTGTTCTCCCAACCCATTGGTTTCGTCAACGTGCTTTCGGGAGGCGAGTACGATGGGGGACGATAAGAAGCGAGAATGTACAACTCTTTGTCGTAGTTGCGAGGTTTGgcctttttcctcttcttcggtgGTATGGGCTGTGGTTTCTGGACTGGGGTTGGAGCTTTGGAGTCTAGCGGTGCGGGTCTGATGTGCAACGCGTCAATAATCCTCGATCTGCAGCCCAGGGGGATCTCCAGACGTCTCAGCGACCGTACTTACTCGTATGGTGGTTTAGACGACTGGCTTCCCATGTGCTATAGTATCCTTCATTGCCAAAAGGACAGATGGGAACTAGACATACATGCACAGCTGAATCATGATTTATATACACCATAGTTTGTTGACGCTGGTTCGTTTTATCTGATGCCAAGAGAAATAAGTACCTCATACCCCACGTACTCCTCGCTCATCGTCGTACCTTGCCAGATTCCTGTGTGTGTGTGCGCCCTTCAGATTCCGCAAC encodes:
- a CDS encoding tRNA-Lys produces the protein MGSQSSKPPYEPAPLDSKAPTPVQKPQPIPPKKRKKAKPRNYDKELYILASYRPPSYSPPESTLTKPMGWENTNLLPSERLRRQLEEMEGEIMAKRRMKEYQARIGPGNGRQKAVRKEERAKKRDDNNELPGYDVAITKQT